The Vibrio toranzoniae sequence GTCTAGCTTGTATTCAGCACTGGATATATCAACAGTGGCTCGAGAAACGGGTAAAACAGTACAACAAGCGTCTAAGCTTTACTTCAACCTTGGTGACCGTTTGTCTCTGCACTGGTTCTTGAAACAAATCAATGGCCAAGCAGTGGACAACAACTGGCAAGCGCTGGCACGTGCGGCATTCAGAGAAGATCTGGACTGGCAGCAACGTCAGCTAACTGGCCAAGTGCTTAATTGCGGTTGTGGTGCCGACCTTGATGTGATTAAAGCGTTGGATGATTGGATGGAAAGTAACTCTGTTTCTCTACATCGTTGGGAAAGTATCTTGAACGAATTCAAAGTCGGTTCGGTTCATGAGTTTGCTAAGTTCTCAGTAGCGTTGCGAGAGTTGATGCTATTGAACTTAAACTGCATGTCGACAGACTAGCGATTAGATAAAAACGAAAAGAAACAAGGGCAGGCCAATAGGTCTGCCTTTTTCGTTTAGCTGGATAATGAATGACGCTCCAATTACTTCGTCGAGTCACTTATGCTTGGTCAAGTTAGCTTCTAATTGGCCGAGTTGACTGATGCTCGTTACATGAATAATAGTCAACTGGATCATTTGTTGGGGGATACGATAACGTTTGCTTAATAGTAAGCCTCTTTCTTTAGCTAACTCGATTATCTTACCTTTACAGGCAGTAATAGATTGAATAGTTGGGTAAATAAGTAAATAATATCGCCCCGTTTACACGGCGCTTTTTTCTATCGGAGGCACAATGCTTTACCGTCTAGCCAGAACTGGCTTTTTCCAACTTGATGCCGAAAAGGCACATGATCTTGCAATTCAAAATTTCAAACGCTTCACCGGTACACCTATTGATCTTTTGTATCGCCAACAATTACCTCACCGACCTGTAGAGTGCATGGGTCTTACTTTTAAAAACCCAGTTGGCCTTGCTGCCGGCCTAGACAAAAACGGCGAATGTATTGATGCATTTGGCGCAATGGGTTTTGGTTTCGTGGAAGTAGGGACTGTTACTCCTCGTCCACAAGCAGGTAATGACAAACCACGTTTGTTCCGTCTTGTTGAAGCCGAAGGTATTATCAACCGCATGGGCTTTAACAACCTTGGTGTCGATAACTTGATTGAGAACGTTAAGAAGTCAAACTACGACGGCATTTTAGGTATCAACATCGGTAAGAACAAAGACACACCAATTGAGAAGGGTGCGGAGGATTACCTGATCTGTATGGAGAAGGTATATCAATACGCAGGTTACATTGCGGTAAATATCTCTTCACCAAATACTCCAGGACTTCGTTCATTACAATATGGTGAAGCTCTTGATGATTTATTGTCTGAATTGAAAACCAAGCAATCTGAATTAGAAGCGAAGCATGGTAAATATGTCCCGCTTGCTCTTAAGATCGCTCCAGATCTAAGTGATGACGAAATCAGCCAGATTTGCGAATCATTGATCAAAAATAAGATCGATGGTGTGATCGCAACCAACACAACATTAGATCGCAGTATTGTTGATGGCATGAAGCATTGCGACGAAGCGGGTGGCCTAAGCGGACGTCCAGTTCAATCTCGCAGTACTGAAGTGGTTCGTAAACTCCACGAAGAGTTGGGTGACCAACTGCCGATCATTGGGGTAGGTGGCGTTGACTCTTATGTTGCTGCAAAAGAGAAAATGATGGCTGGCGCTAAGCTTGTACAAGTTTACTCTGGTTTCATTTACAAAGGTCCAGGCCTTGTAGGCGACATCGTCAAAAATTTATAATCTTCAAAAAGCTTTTATCCTTATAAAAGCGACAATCTGGCATCGTCTTGTTAAAAGAGACACTGTAACTCACTGAGTTGTAGAGAAAAGCGATAAGAAAGAGGAATTCATTTCCTCTTTTTTTTTGCCTATTGCTCAGTAAAATTACTGTAATTGAAGGTAATTTTGCGTTTTACCTAACGGAATGGTTCAACAGTGTGAGACGAAATGATGCTTAAACCTAGCGATACATGGAATTGGTATTATGATGATCAGCAATGTTCATTAATGCTAAACCTCGGAGAGGATATGGTTTTTAAAACGAATCTGGTCCGCAACAAGCTGGTGGACTGCGCGTTTAAAGATAATGAATTCACTGTTGATGATGCATCTGCATACCAAACCTTCAAAGAACAAATTTCTGGCTTAGATCTATCTGAGCCTCGTCAAGCTGAACTGGCACTCTATTGTGTGGCAGCAAAGCGCTTCCATAAGCCTGTACAGCCTAAGAGTTGGTTTTTCGACTCACAAGGCACTGGCCATGAATATCCTCAAGAAGGGGATATTGTACAAATGAATAACGAGCATAGCTTAGGGTATTTCATTGTATTGGAAGTGGGAGAGTGTGCGAGCCTATGTGCATTTGTCGACCTAGAAGAGTTCCTGCTGACGCCTTCAAAAGGGCTGCGCTTTGGAGACTCAATCAAAGTAATGCACGATAGAATGGTAGACGCGAATACTATCCTGCATAAAACACACATAGCGATGGTAGGTTAGCTTCTAATCTAGTATGTCATTTAACGTTCCTCACTAGACAAAACTCACAGAAACCTTCCTCATAATCGGCTTAATAGCCGATTTTTTTGTGCCTAAAAAATCTCATCTTGATAAATACATCACCTCCCAATCATATAAATAGTGAACTTATGGCTATTTTTTCACCTTAATTTCTGCCTATTTCCACTACTAGAAGTGGAAATTGCCTGCCTTTATTCCTTGTTTTAAGTCTTTTGTAACTCAATTTCATCCATAAATCCTTTCTGGTATATACCAATTTTAAGGTGAATATAAATTCACGCCACTACTTTGGTTAATAGATGGTCAGAAATGGAGTTGGTTTGATAGGTCTTGTGTCCTCAGGGGGGGTGGGTAAGCGATCGCTTCAACACTGTGCATTTGCTAGCCAGTTAGTTGAAAGATTCAATGAAAATCCGAGTTTAGTGTGATGCTCTAGTAGCAAATTCAGGTATAATCGAGCTAATTTTTATCAATAAAAGAACACTATGAATCAATATCTAGCGGTTACCTCAAACGGCCTTGAGAATTTATTAGTTGAAGAACTAACCCAACTAGGGATTACAAACGCAAAACCTGTTCAAGCAGGTGTTAAATTCAAAGCGACCAATGAGCAAATTTATCGTTGTTGTTTATGGAGCCGTCTGGCTTCTCGATTTGTACGTGTCCTTTCTGAATTCACTTGTATGGACGACATGGATTTGTACCTATCAACCACTGCGGTTAACTGGGTAAATCAATTCCACAGCTCTAAGCGTTTTGTTGTTGACTTCAATGGTACGAACAACGAAATCCGTAATAGCCAATACGGTGCGATGAAAGTAAAAGATGCCGTTGTTGATTGCTTCGAGAAGAAGTCTTTGCCACGTCCTTCAATCAGCAAAGAGAACCCAGACGTTCGTATTCACGTTCGTCTACACCGCGATAAAGCGATTCTTGGTGTTGATATGGTAGGTAGCGGTCTTCACCAACGTGGTTACCGTCCTGAATCAGGTCGAGCACCATTGCGTGAAACTCTTGCTGCCGCGATTCTTCTTCGTAGTGGTTGGGATGCAACGAAACCTTTCCTTGACCCTATGTGTGGTTCAGGCACGTTAGTGATTGAAGCGGCGATGATGGCTGCAAACATGGCTCCAGGTGTTAAACGTCAGAAGTGGTGTTTTGAATCACTAGAAGATTTTAAACCAGAGCTATGGGCTGAAGTGAAAGCTGAAGCGAATGTTCAAGGCCGTCGTGGTGTTAAGAAAGTGGAATGTAAGTTCTATGGCTACGACAATGATGAACGCATGATCAAAACAGCGCGCGACAATGCTCGTCGTGCCGGTGTTGAAGAGTTGATTGAATTCGAAGTAGGTGATGCAGCAAAACTTAAACGCCCTACAGAATTTACCGATGGTGTGATTGTTTCTAACCCGCCTTACGGTGAACGTCTGGGTACCGAGCCGGGTCTTATTGCTCTTTACACAGCATTCGGCGCGCAGCTTAAAGCGGAATTTGGCGGTTGTAACGCGTCTATCTTCTCTAGTTCAGACGAACTACTTAGCTGCTTACGCATGCGTGCAGACAAACAGTTCAAATTGAACAACGGTGCGTTACCGTGTCACCAAAAGAATTACTCAATCTCAGATCGTCCGATGTCAGAGCGTCCGACAGGCGAGCAAGAACAATTGATTGCGCCTGATTTTGCGAACCGTCTTAAAAAGAATATCGGTAAAATAGGCAAGTGGGCTAAGAAAGAGCAATTAGATTGTTACCGTATCTATGATGCGGATTTACCAGAATACAATGTAGCGATTGACGTATATCCAGGTCACCTAGTGATTCAAGAATACGCAGCTCCTAAAGACGTACCAGAAGATAAAGCAAAACGTCGTCTAACCGATATCATCCGTGCAGCTATTCAAGTGACTGGCGTTGAAGCGAACAACGTTGTGCTTAAAGTGCGTCAGAAACAGAAAGGTCGTTCTCAATATCAAAAAATGGCTCAAGACTCATCGAACCTAGAAGTGAATGAATACGGCGTTAAGTTGATTGTTAATCTTCACGATTACCTAGATACGGGCTTATTCCTAGATCATAAGATCACTCGTCGTCGTATTGGTGAGATGGCCGCAGGTAAAGATTTCCTAAACTTGTTTGCTTACACAGGTAGTGCATCTGTTCATGCTGCTGTGGGCGGCGCACGTTCTACAACAACAGTAGATATGTCTAATACCTATCTACAGTGGGCAAAACAGAACATGGAGCTTAACGGACGTGTTGGTCGTCAACATCAGTTCGTTCAAGCTGACTGTCTACAATGGCTGGCTAAAGAGCAGGGTTCTTACGATCTGATCTTTATTGATCCACCAACATTCTCGAACTCAAAGCGTATGGATCAATCTTTTGATGTTCAGCGTGATCACATTCAGTTGATGGAAAACCTTAAACGTCTTCTTCGTGAAGAAGGCACGATAGTGTTCTCTAACAACAAACGTCACTTTAAAATGGACGTGGAAGCTCTAGAGGAGTTAGGTCTTAAAGCTCAGAATATTTCAGCTAAAACACTTCCATTGGACTTCTCTCGCAATAAGCACATTCATAACTGCTGGTTGATTACACACAAGTAATCAAAGAGATTGTATAAGGATATAGAGTGCTGACTCTCTACAGTACAGAAGGGTGCCATCTATGTGAGATGGCATTCCAACTCACGGAACAGTTAAACATTAGCCATCACGTCAATGTTGTCGACATAGCATTTGATGATGAGCTATTTTCCCGTTACGGGGTCACTATTCCGGTACTCAAATTTGAAAGCTCTGATTGTACTCAAAGCTCAGAGCTTAACTGGCCATTTGGCTTGTTAGAACTTAATGATTGGTTAAAAAAGAATGGCATTACTTACAATTCATAACGGGCAATTAGCGTTTGGCGATCACCCGTTATTAGATCGTGCGGATTTTGCGTTGCAAGAAAACGAACGTGTGTGTTTAGTAGGGCGCAATGGCGCGGGTAAGTCGACATTGATGAAAATCCTATCTGGGAACATCATCATGGATGACGGCAAGATGCAAATCACGCAAGATGTGGTTGTGTCTCGTCTGGAACAAGATCCACCGCGTAATGAGCAAGGTACCGTTTATGATTACGTTGCTGGTGGCCTAGCGGAAATCGGTGAACAGTTGAAGATCTACCATGATCTTTTGGATCTCATCGGTACTGATCCGAGTGAAAAGAACCTAAACCGTCTTACTCGTGTTCAAGAGCA is a genomic window containing:
- the pyrD gene encoding quinone-dependent dihydroorotate dehydrogenase; its protein translation is MLYRLARTGFFQLDAEKAHDLAIQNFKRFTGTPIDLLYRQQLPHRPVECMGLTFKNPVGLAAGLDKNGECIDAFGAMGFGFVEVGTVTPRPQAGNDKPRLFRLVEAEGIINRMGFNNLGVDNLIENVKKSNYDGILGINIGKNKDTPIEKGAEDYLICMEKVYQYAGYIAVNISSPNTPGLRSLQYGEALDDLLSELKTKQSELEAKHGKYVPLALKIAPDLSDDEISQICESLIKNKIDGVIATNTTLDRSIVDGMKHCDEAGGLSGRPVQSRSTEVVRKLHEELGDQLPIIGVGGVDSYVAAKEKMMAGAKLVQVYSGFIYKGPGLVGDIVKNL
- a CDS encoding cell division protein ZapC; the protein is MMLKPSDTWNWYYDDQQCSLMLNLGEDMVFKTNLVRNKLVDCAFKDNEFTVDDASAYQTFKEQISGLDLSEPRQAELALYCVAAKRFHKPVQPKSWFFDSQGTGHEYPQEGDIVQMNNEHSLGYFIVLEVGECASLCAFVDLEEFLLTPSKGLRFGDSIKVMHDRMVDANTILHKTHIAMVG
- the rlmKL gene encoding bifunctional 23S rRNA (guanine(2069)-N(7))-methyltransferase RlmK/23S rRNA (guanine(2445)-N(2))-methyltransferase RlmL — translated: MNQYLAVTSNGLENLLVEELTQLGITNAKPVQAGVKFKATNEQIYRCCLWSRLASRFVRVLSEFTCMDDMDLYLSTTAVNWVNQFHSSKRFVVDFNGTNNEIRNSQYGAMKVKDAVVDCFEKKSLPRPSISKENPDVRIHVRLHRDKAILGVDMVGSGLHQRGYRPESGRAPLRETLAAAILLRSGWDATKPFLDPMCGSGTLVIEAAMMAANMAPGVKRQKWCFESLEDFKPELWAEVKAEANVQGRRGVKKVECKFYGYDNDERMIKTARDNARRAGVEELIEFEVGDAAKLKRPTEFTDGVIVSNPPYGERLGTEPGLIALYTAFGAQLKAEFGGCNASIFSSSDELLSCLRMRADKQFKLNNGALPCHQKNYSISDRPMSERPTGEQEQLIAPDFANRLKKNIGKIGKWAKKEQLDCYRIYDADLPEYNVAIDVYPGHLVIQEYAAPKDVPEDKAKRRLTDIIRAAIQVTGVEANNVVLKVRQKQKGRSQYQKMAQDSSNLEVNEYGVKLIVNLHDYLDTGLFLDHKITRRRIGEMAAGKDFLNLFAYTGSASVHAAVGGARSTTTVDMSNTYLQWAKQNMELNGRVGRQHQFVQADCLQWLAKEQGSYDLIFIDPPTFSNSKRMDQSFDVQRDHIQLMENLKRLLREEGTIVFSNNKRHFKMDVEALEELGLKAQNISAKTLPLDFSRNKHIHNCWLITHK
- a CDS encoding glutaredoxin family protein, coding for MAFQLTEQLNISHHVNVVDIAFDDELFSRYGVTIPVLKFESSDCTQSSELNWPFGLLELNDWLKKNGITYNS